The Acetomicrobium sp. S15 = DSM 107314 nucleotide sequence ACGGTCTCACCAACCAGGCCGCTGCTCAGCACTCCCAATCCATAGAGGCCTGGTTTTTGCACATACCGGGCCTGAAGGTGGTTATCCCTTCAAACCCGGCAGATGCCAAAGGGCTTTTGAAGTCTGCGATCCGCGACGACAACCCAGTCATATACTTCGAGCACAAGAGGCTGTTCCCCGTAAAAGGCCCTGTTCCTGACGGAGAGGTCCTCGTTCCCATAGGAAAAGCTGCCGTTACAAAACCGGGCAAAGATATTACCATCGTTTCATACTCGTACACGATGAGAGTCGTCATGGATGCCGTCTCCATACTGGAGAAGGATGGAATTGACCCTGAGGTTATAGACCTGCGGACGATCTCTCCTATAGATAAAGATACAATCTTAAATTCCGTAGCGAAGACGAGGAAACTTGCAATAGCCCACGAGGCTGTAAAACAAGGTGGTGTCGGGGCTGAAATTGCAGCTATCGTAGCGGAAGAGGGGCTTGATTATCTGGATGCCCCTGTATTGCGCTTCGGTGCACCTTTCACGCCCGTGCCGTTTGCCAGGACGTTGGAAGCGGCATATAGGGTAAAGGCGGAAGATATCTATTCTGGAATTAGAGCATTATTTTAATTAAATGCTTGAGGAGGTGGTAACGAGAAGAAAAGAGACACTTCGCTGCGATGGGAAGTTTCAAAAAATGTCAGAGGGAGGTGAATTGTCCGGCTATAGTCGGACGTAAAGCGATGAAAAAGGTGCTGTGTGGGATTTTAGCGTTGGCGTTACTTTTTGGGGTGGCAGGGCTTGATAGGGCGTCCGCCGCGGCGCTCAAGAATGAGTATAAGCTCACGATGAACGTCTCCACCGATACTGCGTGGGGCAAGGGTGGCGTGAAGTTCGCTGAACTCGTGAAGGAGTACACTGGAGGCAAAGTCAACGTAAAGGTATACCCCAACGCTCAGCTCGTGGGCGGTGACCAGATGCGCCAGGCGGAGATGGTCTCAAGCGGCGCTATAGACTTCATGCTAAACTCTACCATCAACATCGCTCCCATAATTCCGGAATGCAACGCCTTCTCTCTCCCCTTCATGTTCCCGAGTTACGAAGCTGTGGATGCCGTTACTAAATCCGCTGGCGGAGAAATGGTTCTTAAGGCTCTCGAAAAGCACAACATGGTAGGCCTCGGTTGGGGTGAAAACGGCTTCCGCGAGCTCACGAACAATGTGCGTCCAGTAGCGCACCCGGATGACTTGAAGGGCTTAAAGATAAGGGTCGTCACGCCGATCTATGTTGATATCATGAGAGCCCTGGGGGCCAACGCCATCGCTATGAACTGGGGCGAAGTCTTCACCGCGTTGCAACAGGGCGTCATCGACGGACAGGAAAACCCCATCGTTGGGATCATCATACCTAACAAGATTTATGAAGTGCAGAAATACCTCACCAACTGGCACTATTCCTACGACGCGCTCATTTTGGCCGTGAACAAGCAGGTCTGGGCTGGCTTCGACCCTGAGGTTCAAGAGCAGATCAAAAAAGCTGCTGCAGATGCTATGCGCTGGCAGATCTATGACGTGAGCCGCGTGGGCTTGAAGGATGGCATAGAATTCCTCAAGTCCAAGGGCATGGTCGTCACCGATCCTACGCCAGAGCAGTTGGCCGCGTTCCGTGAGCGCACAAAAGCCGTTTACGATAAGTGGGTGCAGAACGTAGGGCCGGACATAGTAAAGGCCTTTGAGGAAGCTGTGGCCAGCTACAAGTAGGGCTATGCGAGGGGAGTTGCCTTTGTGGCGGCTCCCCTGTTCCCGTTTAACGGCTCGGTGTGATTGTGCGCCGGGAGAAGGGGTGATGTTGGGGCATGCTTAGATTTCTTGACAAGGCCGAAGAGTGGACGTGTGCCGTCATGCTCTTTTTCATGGCCATTTTAGCTTTTATTAACGTGATCGTAAGATACCTTACAACCTTTTCTTTCTCCTTCTCAGAGGAGCTCTTGGTCAACTTGTTTGTATGGATCACGATGCTTGGAGCATCTATAGCTACGCGGAAGGGAGCGCTTTTGGGCGTCACTTTTTTGGTCGACCGGCTGTCTACAGGGCTCAAAAAGGTTGCGTCTTTAGCGGTCACTCTTTGCGGCGTAATCCTATTTCTACTCCTTGCGCTTCACGGCGTGGATATGGTGAGGTCGGAATACAGGTCTGGAATGACCACCTACTCTATGGCTCTTCCTATGTGGATATTCGGCCTCGCCGTGCCGGTGTGCGCGTTTCTGCTGATAGCGAGGACTATTCAGAGAGGCATAGATGAATGGAAGGCCCTTTCTTCGGATGTGCCCGAAGTTGAGCCCGATGTGGAGGTGAAGCCGAAGTGAACATAGATCCCGGTGTAGTATTGTTAGGCCTTTTCTTCGTCATGATCGCCTTTAAGGTCCCTATAGCGATAGCCTTAGGCCTGGCAGGGATGGCCGTCGTGTATTGGTTTAACCTGGGTGCCCAGATGTTCGCCCCCGTATTCTTCGCCAATATATCGAAATTTTCTCTATTGGCTATCCCCTTTTTCATCCTGGCCGGTGTAATCATGGGGAGGGCTAAGATATCGGATAAGATTGTCCACTTGATAATGCTACTTGTGGGCCCGATAAGCGGCGGTATGGCTATCGTGACGGTCATAACTGCGCTCTTTTGGGGAGCCGTCTCCGGATCGGGACCTGCTACTGTGGCTGCTTTGGGTACCATACTAATCCCCGGCATGGTAAAAGCCGGTTATGACCGAGGTTTTGCCGCGGCGATTACATCTGCTGCAAGTGGCCTCGCTATCGTGATTCCGCCGAGCATAGGGTTTATCGTCTACGGCGTAATCACGGGCGCCTCAATAAGCGAATTGTTTCTTGCCGGCATCATACCCGGTATTGTGGTGGGACTCTTTCTCATAGTTGTAGCTTTTATCATCTCAGTGGCTCGTGGGTATAAGGGTGAGCGGTTCGGTACGGCCCGTGAGGTATTGCACGCTTTCAAAGACGCCTTCTGGGCGCTCATCACTCCGGTCATCATATTGGGTGGCATATATGGAGGAATATTTACGCCCACTGAAGCGGCTGCGGTAGGTGTGGTTTACGGCCTCTTTGTGGGCTTCGTGGTGTATAAGACGCTCACTCTCAAGGACTTATACGAGCTATTAGTGGAGACCTGCGTCTCCTCAGCGGTGGTAATGCTCGTGGTTTCCTTTGCCGGGATCTTTGGATGGGCCATGACGGTTCTGGGCGTGGTGGAGAGGATATCCCAGGCGGTGATATCGTTGAGTTCTAATCCTTATGTCGTCATAGCCCTCATAAATGGCGTCCTGCTCGTGGCAGGAATGCTCTTGGATGCCATCTCTATATATTACTTGCTTCTGCCCATCTTCATGCCGGTGATGGCTCACTTCGGCTGGGATCCGGTTTGGTTCGGCATAGTAATGACAATAAACCTGGCCATAGGACAGGTAACGCCGCCGGTGGCGGTCAACCTCTATGTGGGGTGCAATATCGGTGGCGTATCGATGGACGAGATCTCCCGTGCCGTAATCCCCTTCGTTATAGCCTCGATAGCGGCCTTGGTGGTTATCGTTTACGCTCCCGACGTCACGTTATGGCTTCCGCGGCTCTTGATGCGATAAAAGTGCACAAGAGCAGGTGTTTTGCGGGCGGGCATTGAGGGCGCTTTCTATGACCAACGCCACTCCGTCTTCGTCGTTGCTCTTCGTTATAATTTGCGCCCTTTCTTTTACTTCAGGTCGTGCGTTTGCCATTGCTACGGGAAGGCCGGCGGCGTCGAGCAGCGAAACGTCGTTACCAGAGTCGCCTATGGCCATTATTTCTTCTTTCTTTATGCTTAAGCTTTGGGCTAACATTGTCAAAGCCTTTCCCTTGCTCACCTCGGGATGACAGATCTCCACATATATGGCGTTAGGAGCTTGAGAGATAGCGATAAAAAGCTTTGTGCCGAAGTCAGCATTTAGATATTCATACATTGCGCCAGCTTCCTCCGGCGAATCGGCTATGCCGAGCATCTTGGTGGGCTCGCCTTTGATCGTGTATAAAGCGTCTCCCAATGGGATCGCTTCCACCCCGGCTATTGTAGCGTATGCCTTTGCCTTTTCATCGAGGTGTCGTACATATAGGGTGTCGTCAATATATGTCTGAATGTGCCATCTCATTTCTTTGAATAACATCATAATTTCGTGTGAAAGTTTTTCTGGTATCGGGCGATGGTAGTAGACTTTTCCGCTTACCGAGCGGACGAGCGCTCCGTTATAGGTGATTAATGGGACATCGAGATCAAGTTTTTTTGCGATGGCGAGCGCCGAACGATACATACGCCCCGTAGCGATCGTTACAACTATTCCAGACTCCGCAGCGCGCCTTATGGCTGCCTCGGTGCGGGGCGAGATCGCATTTTTTGAATTTAGAAGCGTTCCATCCAGATCTATGGCTATCAGTTTCAGCGACAAGTAAAACTCCCCTTTTGGTCATGATAAAATTCTTACCTATTATGGTACATTTTACATGGCTGCGATTACAGGTATGTTCAAAGGTGGGGATGGAGCTGGCAAATGTCGCCTCGAAGAAGACGGTCTTAGTGGTCTCAGCTGTAGCCTCTTTCCTTTCTCCTTTCATGATATCTTCAGTTAACATATCGCTTCCTTCCATTGGTAGAGAGTTCAATGCCGGCGCCACCCTCTTGGGATGGGTGGCCACGACGTATCTGTTGGCCACCGCTGCCTCGTTGGTTCCCATGGGCAAGTTCGCTGACATAGTAGGAAGAAAGAAGATCTTTGCCCTGGGTGCTGTTTTATTCGCTGCCTCGAACTTTTCGGCTGCCGCATCCCCGTCGCTTTTATTCCTCATATTTTTTAGGGTCATCCAAGGGGTCGGCGGCGCTATGATCGTTACGACCTCGGTGGCCATCTTGGCATGCGTATTCCCGCCTGGCGAACGGGGAAGGGCTATGGGGATAAATACGGCCTCTATATACCTGGGCATGTCTATGGGCCCCTTCTTAGGCGGGACTTTAGTGCATCGTTTAGGTTGGAGGAGCGTGTTTTTGGCCGGAGGCATCGCCAGCGCGTGTGTATTTTATCTCGTAAAGAGGCACCTTCAAGGAGAGTGGGCCGACGCCGAGGGAGAGGAGTTTGACGCAAAAGGAAGCCTTCTTTATGTGACGTCGCTCGTATTTTTCATGTATGGCGTTTCGCTTTTGCCTGCTAATCTGGGGATATATTTTATGATAGCAGGCGGAGCACTCTTGGTTGCCTTCGTGAAGTGCGAGCTTTCCATATCCAATCCCGTCTTTGAAGTGCGCCTTTTCATTACAAATCGGACGTTTGCCTTCTCCAACCTGGCAGCCCTCATCAATTACTCTGCCACGGCGGCCGTGGCCTTCCTCCTCAGCCTTTATCTCCAATACGCCAAAGGGTTATCCCCTCAAAGTGCCGGGCTAGTCCTGATGGTGCAGCCGGCCTTCCAGGCGCTGCTTTCCCCTTCGGCGGGTAAACTTTCCGACAGGATAGAGCCGGGCATAATAGCTTCTCTGGGCATGGCCTTGACGGCCCTTGGGCTTTTTATGCTTTCCATGCTCGAGCTTCATACGTCGCTTTATTTCATGGCGCTCTCGCTTTCCTGTTTGGGCGTTGGATTTGCGCTCTTTTCCTCGCCCAACATGAACGCTATCATGAGCTCCGTATCAAGGGAGCATTACGGCATAGCTTCGGGGTCTTTGGCCACGATGAGGCTTTTGGGGCAGATGACAAGCTTAGCCTTGGCGACGGTGCTCTTCGCGTTTACTATGGGCCAGGCGCAAATAGGGCCGGGCAACTTGCACGTTTTCGTGAAAAGCGTGAATACAGCTTTCATCATCTCCGCCGTCCTCTGCGCCATTGGCATATACTTCTCCTACGCCAGAGGCAAGCTGCATCAGCGCCAGTGAGGTTGCACGCTATGTTGGTGCTTCCCTTGCTTCTATCCGAGATTTTTTATGGCGTAAAACCTGACGGCTCAAAATACCCTTCTTCCGCCCAAATAAGTCTCTGCTGTCCTTACGGTGCGCAGGTGGCGCTCATCTACGGTCAGAGGATCGTCTTCCACCACTACGAAGTCGGCGATTTTTCCTTCCTCCAGGTTTCCCAAGAGCTTTTCTTCGCCCATAATGTAAGCCGAGCCAAGGGTATAGCAGTAAAGCGATTCTTCTACGGTTAGCGCTTCTTCTTTGGATGTTTCATACACTGAGGGAGCTTCAAATTTCCCCCTTGTGACGGCCGCATATAGGGTTTCAAAGGGATCGATCGGCTCGACTGGCGAATCCGTCCCGAAGCCCACCGGCACTCCGGCTTGCATTATGCTTCTAAAGGGATAAATCCATTTGGCCCTCCGTTGACCGACCCTTTCTAAGAGCCACCAGTCTGTGAGGACGAAGTGAGGTTGAACTGTTACGGCGATGCCGACTTGCGCCATTCGCTCGATTTGGTCAGGCCTCGATAAGGAGGCGTGTTCGATCCTGTGCCTTAGATCGCTGTGTCCCAGCGCCTCGTATGCGTCGAGGATCATATCTATGGTGGCGTCGCCTATGCCGTGGATGGCGAGCTGCAATTTGGCTTCGTCAGCCTCCGCCGCGAGCGAAAAGAGCTCGTCTCTTCTGACGTTATACTGGCCGAAGGCCTCGGGGTCGTCCTCGTAGGGATCGGAAAGCCGTGCCGTGCGGGCCCCGAGGGAACCGTCTGCCAATATCTTTATGCCTTGAATCTTGAGCAGGTCGTCTCCGAAGCCTCGCCTTATGCCCAGGCCCTTTAAAGCCTTCAAGACGTCTCTTTCGGGGTTGAGGTAGGCCCTGACCCTCAGAGGGAGCTCTTCGCCCAACTCGATCAATGCCGCCAGTTCCCTTGCGCCGCAGCTTACGAAGCCGAGGGTGCTTACACCGCGCGAGGCGGCATGAAATGCGCCAGCTCGCAAATATTCTTTCCAGTCTTCGATGGTGAGAGACCTCCTGAACTTCTCCTTGGCGATATTTAGAGCTTCCTCTACGATCACTCCGGAAGGAGCCCTGTCTTTGCCCTTCAAGACATTCGGCGAGGAGGGGTCCAATCCTAACTCTTTTAGGGCCGGCGTGTTGATGACTGCCGCATGGAGGCATACTCTGGACAGCATGACAGGTCGCTTCTTCTCTACGGCATCCAGATCGTATCTCGTGGGCCACCTGTGCTCTGCGAATAGCTCCTGGTCCCATCCGTATCCCAATATCCACGGCGAGTCGTTATCTCGTGCGAAGGCATCGAGTTTTCCCTTGAGCTCCTCGAGACTCTTCGTGCCTCTCAAGTCGACGGAGCGGAGGGAGAGTCCGACTTCATCGAGATGAGCGTGAGAGTCTATGAAACCCGGAAGGAGCGTCTTTCCCTTTAAATCTACGATCTCGGCCCCAAGTCTCTCAGCGAGATCCCTGATCTGATCCTCTCTGCCTGACGATAATACTCGGCCTCCAGCGATCAAGAGGCCGCCCGCCTCTTTCTTCGGGCAGAAGGAGATATAAATGTGACCGTTTAAGAAGGCTTTGGCTCCCATCGAAACGAGACCCCCTTTTTATGTTTGCTCCATTATAATGAATATACTCGACAAATGCTTTCGGAGAACGGTGCACCGCAAAGTCGGCATCCGAAGATGGGACGAGACCGAACGAAGGTGAGAAAACAAATGAAGATAGAGCTGAACGAAGGTTTCCGCCGGGCCTTAGAGTTGATGGAAAAAACCGACAAGGGCGTCTTTGTAACGGGGCGGGCAGGCACCGGCAAATCTACGCTGTTGAGCTATTTTCGTGCTACGACCGCAAAGCGGATAGCAGTGTTGGCCCCTACCGGCGTGGCTGCCTTAAACGTCTGCGGGCAAACCATCCACTCCTTCTTCGGCTTTAAGCCGAACGTCACGATGGAGCGCATAAAGAAAATCCCTTCCTCAAGCGATAGGGGCGATGTGTATCGGAACATCGACACTATCGTCATAGACGAGATCTCCATGGTGAGAGCCGACCTGCTCGATTGCGTGGATAAGTTCTTGAGGTTGAACGGCCCTCTAAAAGGCAAACCTTTCGGGGGAATCCAGATGATCTTCATAGGCGACCTTTACCAGCTTCCACCGGTGGTCACCGGGAGCGAAAGGGCAGCCTTCGGTTCGCTCTACGAAAGCCCTTATTTCTATAGCGCTCATGTCTTCAAGTCCATCGATATGGCCTTCGTGGAGTTGGATAAGATCTACCGTCAGCACGATCAGCGGTTCATAGATCTGCTCAACGCCATCCGGAACAAGTCCGTCTCCGAAGAGGAGATAGAACTCCTCAACAGCAGGGTTATGCCCGAATTTGAGCCTCCGCCGGACGAATTTTACATCTATTTGACCACTACCAACAGGCAGGCCGAAGAGATCAACAGGCGACAGCTGTCAAAGTTGAAAGGCCCTATGTACAGCTTTACGGGTTTTATCGAAGGAGAGTTCGGCGACGATTACCTGCCTACGGCAATCGAACTCCAGCTCAAAGGGGGAGCTCAGGTCATGATGCTCAACAATGACCCTCAGGGCAGATGGGTAAACGGCAGCGTAGGTAGGATCACCGATATAATCCGATATCCCGATGAGGAGGCGGTCGTTGTCGTAGAGCTCGCCGATGGCGAGGAAGTGGAAGTGACGCCCAATACATGGGAAATCTTCCGCTTTTTCTCGGAAGACGACAAGTTGAAATCGGAGGTCATCGGAAAGTTCACTCAATATCCCTTGATGCTGGCTTGGGCGGTGACCATCCACAAGAGTCAGGGGAAATCCTTCGACAAAGTCATTATAGATATAGGAAGGGGTGCCTTCGCTCATGGCCAAGTCTACGTTGCGCTGAGCCGATGCACATCCTTTGAAGGCCTCGTCCTCAAAAAACCTATCCTCAAGAGGCATATTTGGATGGACTGGCAAGTTGTGAAGTTCCTGACCAGGTATCAGTACAAGAAGGCTGAGGAAGACCTCCCCATCGATGAGAAGGTCAAGCTCATCGAGGAGGCCATCCTGAAAAAGGCGGCTTTAGAGATAGTCTATCTCAAGCCCAATGACGAGAAGACCAAGAGAGTCGTATGGCCTAAGGAAGTAGGCGAAATGGAGTATCGGGGCAAGAGATACTTGGGGATGCGGGCTTTTTGTGCGCAGCGAAACGAGGAGAGGACCTTCAGGGTTGACCGAATACTGGAGATTAAGGGTATACATGGACAGAGCGAGGAAAGTCACTCGGCCGAATTCGAAAGGGCTGAGTTAAGCGCGTTTCAGGAGAGTGACGTTGTATAATTAAAGTAAATACTATGAAGGAGGTGCGAGCCCGATGAAGATCAGCGCGAGAAACGTGCTAAAGGGCAAGGTCAAAAAGGTGATCCATGGAGCGGTGAATTCCGAGGTGACCTTGGAGCTCCCAGGTGGGCTTGAGATCGTCTCCATCATTACGAAGACGTCGGCGGAAAACCTCGGTCTGACCGAGGGGAAGGAAGTCTATGCCGTAATAAAGGCTTCCAATGTGATGATCGCTACTGATTGACGGAGCGCGAGGGCGAAGATCCTTGCTTCAAACGATAAACGTAAGGACGCAAAAGCGGACTGAGCTGGTGGATATTACGGCAGAGGTGGCAGAGGCCGTAGAAAGGACGGACGTGCAAAGCGGCCTCTGCCACCTCTTTCTGCCTCACACTACAGCTGCCCTCGTGATAAACGAAAACGCGGACCCCAGCGTAGCGATCGATATCACCGAGTCCCTCGACAGACTTATACCATGGGATTTCGATTATCGGCACCAGGAGGGGAACGCCGCGGCTCACATAAAGTCAAGCCTGTTGGGAAACTCCTTGACCGTCTTCGTGGAAGACGGCAAGTTGCTACTGGGCAAATGGCAGGGGGTGTTTTTGTGCGAGTTCGACGGCGGAAGGGCGAGGAAGGTGGTGGTAAAAGTCGTCGAAGGCTAACCTTGCGCGGCTGAAAGAGGCATTGATAACCCTAAAGGAGCGGACGTTCGAGGAATCTTCCGTCATTTTGCCCCTTTTGGCAGTGGTGCTCTTTGTCGTTTATATTGTGAGCGCTTACTGTGGGTTACGGCTCGGGGAATCGGAGCAGGCCGGTTTTTTTGCCTTCTTCAGTGCTATCAGTCCATATGCCGGCCTCTTCCTAACGCTGTATGCCGTCTTTGCAGCCGTCGTAATCTTTTTTGAAAACAAGAATCCCGACAGGACAATAGCTTGGATGCTCATTCTTCTGTTTCTGCCCATTGTCGGCTTTGTTTTGTATTTTCTGTTCGGTCCGAACTTAGACAAAAGGGCTGCATTCAGAGGGTTGAAGCATAAAAAGAGCGCGATCATGGAGCGCTGGGCGGAGGATGAGCTAAAGGCCTTAGAGTCAATGGCAGCCTCCGTGTTCCCCTGGAAGACCGTCATTTCACTTTTGAAGACATCAATGGCACCGCTCATCTTTAGAAATACCTTGGAGGTCTTGACCAATGGTGATGCCACGTTTATGGCCATAAAAAGCTCACTCTCCAAGGCTGAACGCTTCATTCATATGGAATATTTTTCCATATCAAACGATGGAATAGGCAACGAAATAAGGGAAATCCTCGAAAGGAAAGCTAAAGAGGGATTGAGGGTTAGGGTCATATATGACAGCGTCGGCAGCTGGAATATAGGGAAGGATTACATAGAATCGCTAAAGGGTGCCGGGGTAGAGGTGTATCCCTTCGCTCCCATTTCTTTGCCGATGCTCCGCCGTAAGCTGAACCACAGGAACCATCGCAAGATCATCGTCGTGGACGGCAAGGTGGGCTTTATGGGCGGGCTCAATATAGGCGACAAATATCTGAGCCGAGATCGTCGCTTCGGTTTTTGGCGCGATACGCATTTGAAGGTAGAAGGAGAAGCCGTTCACAAACTGCAGGATGTCTTTTTGAGCGATTGGCGATTCTGCAGCGGCCAAGATCTCGACGAACCCGATCTATTCCCGCAAGTGGAGGGGCCCAGTTTGTGGATCCCCGTTCAGATTGTGAATAGCGGTCCGGACCTGGAGCTGAGCCCTGTTATGATAGGCTATTTTTCCTTGATCGCTTCGGCAACTGAGCGCATATGGATCACGACACCCTACCTGGTTCCCGGCGAGAGCATAAAGACCGCCCTCAAAGCAGCTTCCCTAAGCGGCCTCGATGTGCGTATAATTGTGCCCGGTTTGGCCGATCATATTTTTGTGTTTTGGGCTTCCCAAGCCAATATCGACGATCTTTTGACTGCTGGCGTGCGCATATTCAGTTACAATAATGGCTTTATTCACTCAAAAGTTGTCATCGTCGACGGGAAGGCTGCGTCGGTGGGCACGACCAATCTGGACTTGAGGAGTTTCGAGATAAACTTTGAAATTCAAGCCTTTATATACAGCAAGGAGGTTGCCTCTCGGCTGGAGCAGGATTTCATGGATGACCTGACTCAGTGCAGCGAATTTACGCTGGAGGAGCGAGCGCGAAAGCCTTTCGCCCAGAAGGCGAAAGAAGCGATTGGGAGACTTTGGACAGCTCAAGTGTGAGGGAATCTTCTGCTGGCTTGTAGGATCTTTAACTATTGTTATAATGGTTTCGGGCATATTAGGTGTAAAGGATATTGCATACGTTTGGGGAGGTGGTTTGCTTGGTAATCTTCATCCTTTCCGCCGTCACTTACCTTTTGCTCGTCTGGAGCGGCGGAGGGATACCGTTGTCTGAGGTCGTAATAGCATTAGCTCTTGCGACGATAATGGCCGTCGCCGCAAAGAGTTGGAGTCCCTATGTCGTGCGCTTAGGGGCGCTGCGACCAGATAGATGGGTTCGCTTTGTCGTCTATCTGTTTGGTCCGTTCCTTGTGGCCATGGCCAAGGCCAACATCGATGTCGCGTTGAGGGTCATCACAGGCAAGATCAGGCCCGGTATAGTAAAGGTCGATATCGGGCTCACGAACGATATTTCCACGACCTTGCTCGCCAACTCCATCACGCTCACCCCCGGCACTCTCACCGTTGACGTAGACGAGGAGGAGCGAGCGCTTTATATCCATTGGATCAACGTGACGAACAAGACCCCCGCTGGGCCGGAATTGTATGGCCCTTTTGAGGAATGGGCAAGGAGGATTGCGGAATGACATCATTGCTCCTCT carries:
- a CDS encoding alpha-ketoacid dehydrogenase subunit beta — protein: MREITFAQATLEAMEEEMTRDERVFVMGEDIARQGGIFGQFKGLPQKFGLDRVKDTPISETAIVGAGVGAALGGMRPVVDMHFADFMGVAMDELFNQMAKIHFMFGGQRPVPVVVRAPDGLTNQAAAQHSQSIEAWFLHIPGLKVVIPSNPADAKGLLKSAIRDDNPVIYFEHKRLFPVKGPVPDGEVLVPIGKAAVTKPGKDITIVSYSYTMRVVMDAVSILEKDGIDPEVIDLRTISPIDKDTILNSVAKTRKLAIAHEAVKQGGVGAEIAAIVAEEGLDYLDAPVLRFGAPFTPVPFARTLEAAYRVKAEDIYSGIRALF
- a CDS encoding DctP family TRAP transporter solute-binding subunit, encoding MKKVLCGILALALLFGVAGLDRASAAALKNEYKLTMNVSTDTAWGKGGVKFAELVKEYTGGKVNVKVYPNAQLVGGDQMRQAEMVSSGAIDFMLNSTINIAPIIPECNAFSLPFMFPSYEAVDAVTKSAGGEMVLKALEKHNMVGLGWGENGFRELTNNVRPVAHPDDLKGLKIRVVTPIYVDIMRALGANAIAMNWGEVFTALQQGVIDGQENPIVGIIIPNKIYEVQKYLTNWHYSYDALILAVNKQVWAGFDPEVQEQIKKAAADAMRWQIYDVSRVGLKDGIEFLKSKGMVVTDPTPEQLAAFRERTKAVYDKWVQNVGPDIVKAFEEAVASYK
- a CDS encoding TRAP transporter small permease; the protein is MLRFLDKAEEWTCAVMLFFMAILAFINVIVRYLTTFSFSFSEELLVNLFVWITMLGASIATRKGALLGVTFLVDRLSTGLKKVASLAVTLCGVILFLLLALHGVDMVRSEYRSGMTTYSMALPMWIFGLAVPVCAFLLIARTIQRGIDEWKALSSDVPEVEPDVEVKPK
- a CDS encoding TRAP transporter large permease subunit, which gives rise to MNIDPGVVLLGLFFVMIAFKVPIAIALGLAGMAVVYWFNLGAQMFAPVFFANISKFSLLAIPFFILAGVIMGRAKISDKIVHLIMLLVGPISGGMAIVTVITALFWGAVSGSGPATVAALGTILIPGMVKAGYDRGFAAAITSAASGLAIVIPPSIGFIVYGVITGASISELFLAGIIPGIVVGLFLIVVAFIISVARGYKGERFGTAREVLHAFKDAFWALITPVIILGGIYGGIFTPTEAAAVGVVYGLFVGFVVYKTLTLKDLYELLVETCVSSAVVMLVVSFAGIFGWAMTVLGVVERISQAVISLSSNPYVVIALINGVLLVAGMLLDAISIYYLLLPIFMPVMAHFGWDPVWFGIVMTINLAIGQVTPPVAVNLYVGCNIGGVSMDEISRAVIPFVIASIAALVVIVYAPDVTLWLPRLLMR
- a CDS encoding Cof-type HAD-IIB family hydrolase, yielding MSLKLIAIDLDGTLLNSKNAISPRTEAAIRRAAESGIVVTIATGRMYRSALAIAKKLDLDVPLITYNGALVRSVSGKVYYHRPIPEKLSHEIMMLFKEMRWHIQTYIDDTLYVRHLDEKAKAYATIAGVEAIPLGDALYTIKGEPTKMLGIADSPEEAGAMYEYLNADFGTKLFIAISQAPNAIYVEICHPEVSKGKALTMLAQSLSIKKEEIMAIGDSGNDVSLLDAAGLPVAMANARPEVKERAQIITKSNDEDGVALVIESALNARPQNTCSCALLSHQEPRKP
- a CDS encoding MFS transporter, with translation MELANVASKKTVLVVSAVASFLSPFMISSVNISLPSIGREFNAGATLLGWVATTYLLATAASLVPMGKFADIVGRKKIFALGAVLFAASNFSAAASPSLLFLIFFRVIQGVGGAMIVTTSVAILACVFPPGERGRAMGINTASIYLGMSMGPFLGGTLVHRLGWRSVFLAGGIASACVFYLVKRHLQGEWADAEGEEFDAKGSLLYVTSLVFFMYGVSLLPANLGIYFMIAGGALLVAFVKCELSISNPVFEVRLFITNRTFAFSNLAALINYSATAAVAFLLSLYLQYAKGLSPQSAGLVLMVQPAFQALLSPSAGKLSDRIEPGIIASLGMALTALGLFMLSMLELHTSLYFMALSLSCLGVGFALFSSPNMNAIMSSVSREHYGIASGSLATMRLLGQMTSLALATVLFAFTMGQAQIGPGNLHVFVKSVNTAFIISAVLCAIGIYFSYARGKLHQRQ
- a CDS encoding amidohydrolase — protein: MGAKAFLNGHIYISFCPKKEAGGLLIAGGRVLSSGREDQIRDLAERLGAEIVDLKGKTLLPGFIDSHAHLDEVGLSLRSVDLRGTKSLEELKGKLDAFARDNDSPWILGYGWDQELFAEHRWPTRYDLDAVEKKRPVMLSRVCLHAAVINTPALKELGLDPSSPNVLKGKDRAPSGVIVEEALNIAKEKFRRSLTIEDWKEYLRAGAFHAASRGVSTLGFVSCGARELAALIELGEELPLRVRAYLNPERDVLKALKGLGIRRGFGDDLLKIQGIKILADGSLGARTARLSDPYEDDPEAFGQYNVRRDELFSLAAEADEAKLQLAIHGIGDATIDMILDAYEALGHSDLRHRIEHASLSRPDQIERMAQVGIAVTVQPHFVLTDWWLLERVGQRRAKWIYPFRSIMQAGVPVGFGTDSPVEPIDPFETLYAAVTRGKFEAPSVYETSKEEALTVEESLYCYTLGSAYIMGEEKLLGNLEEGKIADFVVVEDDPLTVDERHLRTVRTAETYLGGRRVF
- a CDS encoding AAA family ATPase → MKIELNEGFRRALELMEKTDKGVFVTGRAGTGKSTLLSYFRATTAKRIAVLAPTGVAALNVCGQTIHSFFGFKPNVTMERIKKIPSSSDRGDVYRNIDTIVIDEISMVRADLLDCVDKFLRLNGPLKGKPFGGIQMIFIGDLYQLPPVVTGSERAAFGSLYESPYFYSAHVFKSIDMAFVELDKIYRQHDQRFIDLLNAIRNKSVSEEEIELLNSRVMPEFEPPPDEFYIYLTTTNRQAEEINRRQLSKLKGPMYSFTGFIEGEFGDDYLPTAIELQLKGGAQVMMLNNDPQGRWVNGSVGRITDIIRYPDEEAVVVVELADGEEVEVTPNTWEIFRFFSEDDKLKSEVIGKFTQYPLMLAWAVTIHKSQGKSFDKVIIDIGRGAFAHGQVYVALSRCTSFEGLVLKKPILKRHIWMDWQVVKFLTRYQYKKAEEDLPIDEKVKLIEEAILKKAALEIVYLKPNDEKTKRVVWPKEVGEMEYRGKRYLGMRAFCAQRNEERTFRVDRILEIKGIHGQSEESHSAEFERAELSAFQESDVV
- a CDS encoding TOBE domain-containing protein, with the translated sequence MKISARNVLKGKVKKVIHGAVNSEVTLELPGGLEIVSIITKTSAENLGLTEGKEVYAVIKASNVMIATD
- a CDS encoding secondary thiamine-phosphate synthase enzyme YjbQ, whose translation is MLQTINVRTQKRTELVDITAEVAEAVERTDVQSGLCHLFLPHTTAALVINENADPSVAIDITESLDRLIPWDFDYRHQEGNAAAHIKSSLLGNSLTVFVEDGKLLLGKWQGVFLCEFDGGRARKVVVKVVEG